The Salipiger profundus genome has a segment encoding these proteins:
- a CDS encoding DUF2933 domain-containing protein: MDDENPKNKPITDKLMHYGMMACCIVMLLPVIGFFLAGGTLAGMWGNASAFAPLLLCVGAHLVMHRFMGKSCHSDKANDTIEEAPEPISSVIPSVARNRQ; the protein is encoded by the coding sequence ATGGACGACGAAAATCCCAAGAATAAGCCGATTACAGACAAGCTCATGCATTACGGAATGATGGCGTGTTGCATTGTGATGCTGTTGCCCGTGATCGGTTTTTTTCTCGCTGGCGGAACGCTTGCGGGTATGTGGGGCAATGCATCGGCTTTCGCCCCGCTCCTGTTGTGCGTTGGAGCGCATCTTGTGATGCATAGATTCATGGGGAAATCGTGCCATTCCGACAAGGCAAACGATACTATCGAGGAAGCGCCCGAGCCCATAAGTTCCGTGATTCCTAGCGTCGCCCGCAACAGGCAGTGA
- a CDS encoding protein-disulfide reductase DsbD family protein, producing the protein MIDCLLILRRVLLIPFVLLAVVSGSVAAATSAEYQSAPLTAHLISVQDGVPENTQTLSAGLHLQLNENWKTYWRSAGEVGIPPSVEWSGSENVADVEFMWPAPTRFTAFGIENFGYAGEVVFPLRITLKDPGAPVTLSAQVKLLVCSNVCVPEEFDLSLRLGRGNVIDSTSAGLIGTFSERVPEGAKTSGVSEANAFIDEDLTELIVSLRVDEPLQSPDVFPELGMGVALGKPDIRLGEEDRLLWARLPILSSNTDVTVAPSITVTDGENRAFTIIADRVAQGIAPPFELAATTPDMMELIWIAAIALLGGLILNVMPCVLPVLSIKVSSVLKHTDHDTTRVRFGFVAASAGIMTFMWGLALVLWALQTAGLSVGWGLQFQSPLFLAAMIAVLLVFSANLFGAFEFALPHGMQTRLAGAGGRNGYSADFFTGMFGAVMATPCSAPFLGTAVAFALAGRGVDILIVFTSLGLGLALPYLVIAAFPRLVAFMPKPGRWMLIIKSVMGVLLLATAVWLFWVLDGVAGLASVIAVAALSGLAVLILSLPNVQSQFRWSIAIASLVLAIAAGPLLQQSAPARSTPQLAMAWIAFDRSEIAKRVSAGEVVFVDVTADWCLTCKANKTLIIDREPVRSALEAPGVTAMQADWTRPDTRISRYLESFGRYGIPFNAVYGPSAPNGIVLSELLKTEDVMNALAQASGRDVSAKVAGQE; encoded by the coding sequence TTGATCGATTGCCTTTTGATCCTGCGACGGGTTTTGCTTATTCCCTTCGTGCTCCTGGCCGTTGTCTCTGGAAGTGTCGCGGCAGCAACCTCTGCTGAATACCAGAGCGCGCCACTCACCGCGCATCTCATTAGTGTACAGGACGGCGTTCCCGAGAACACACAGACTCTGTCAGCCGGGCTTCACCTTCAACTGAACGAAAACTGGAAGACCTATTGGCGGTCGGCGGGCGAGGTGGGAATACCGCCTTCGGTCGAATGGAGCGGTTCCGAAAACGTCGCAGATGTCGAATTCATGTGGCCCGCCCCGACGCGCTTCACCGCCTTCGGCATCGAAAATTTTGGTTATGCGGGTGAAGTCGTCTTTCCGCTGCGCATAACGCTCAAAGATCCCGGCGCACCTGTGACTCTTTCCGCGCAGGTCAAACTGCTGGTGTGCTCCAATGTCTGTGTCCCGGAAGAGTTTGACCTGTCACTTCGCCTCGGACGGGGCAACGTCATCGACAGCACTTCGGCTGGGCTGATCGGTACGTTTTCCGAGCGCGTCCCCGAAGGGGCCAAGACGAGCGGCGTCAGCGAGGCAAATGCCTTCATCGACGAAGACCTCACGGAGTTGATCGTCAGCCTTCGCGTCGATGAACCACTCCAGTCGCCGGATGTGTTTCCCGAACTGGGTATGGGTGTTGCGCTTGGCAAACCCGATATCCGTTTGGGAGAAGAGGATCGTTTGCTTTGGGCGCGCTTGCCGATCCTCTCGTCGAATACGGATGTGACAGTGGCTCCGTCGATTACCGTCACCGACGGCGAGAACCGGGCCTTCACGATCATCGCGGATCGCGTGGCGCAAGGAATAGCACCACCCTTTGAACTGGCCGCCACGACACCGGACATGATGGAACTGATCTGGATTGCCGCGATCGCGCTGCTGGGCGGATTGATCCTGAATGTGATGCCCTGCGTGCTGCCGGTGCTGTCCATCAAGGTGTCGTCTGTGCTCAAACACACCGATCACGACACAACCCGTGTCCGGTTCGGTTTCGTCGCTGCCAGCGCCGGCATCATGACGTTCATGTGGGGTCTGGCGCTCGTCCTCTGGGCGCTCCAGACGGCAGGCCTCAGCGTCGGGTGGGGTTTGCAGTTTCAAAGCCCGCTGTTTCTTGCGGCGATGATCGCTGTCCTGCTCGTCTTTTCGGCAAATCTGTTCGGAGCGTTCGAGTTCGCCCTTCCACACGGCATGCAGACGCGGCTTGCAGGGGCCGGAGGACGCAACGGGTATTCCGCCGACTTTTTCACTGGCATGTTCGGTGCCGTCATGGCGACGCCTTGTTCGGCACCGTTCCTCGGCACCGCGGTGGCCTTTGCTTTGGCCGGGCGTGGCGTGGACATCCTCATCGTCTTTACGAGCCTCGGGCTCGGCCTCGCCCTGCCCTATCTCGTCATCGCCGCGTTCCCGCGTCTGGTCGCATTCATGCCCAAGCCTGGTCGATGGATGCTGATCATCAAAAGCGTCATGGGGGTTTTGTTGCTTGCAACCGCCGTGTGGCTGTTCTGGGTGCTCGACGGTGTCGCCGGGCTTGCGTCTGTCATCGCGGTCGCGGCGTTGTCCGGTCTCGCCGTTCTGATACTATCTCTCCCGAATGTGCAGTCCCAATTCAGGTGGTCTATTGCCATAGCCAGCCTTGTCCTGGCCATTGCCGCAGGTCCTCTCTTGCAGCAATCAGCACCTGCGCGTTCGACGCCGCAGTTGGCAATGGCTTGGATCGCATTTGATCGTTCGGAAATAGCGAAACGCGTGTCCGCAGGAGAGGTCGTTTTTGTCGATGTGACCGCTGACTGGTGTCTGACTTGCAAAGCGAACAAGACACTTATCATCGATCGGGAGCCAGTCCGGAGCGCGCTTGAAGCGCCTGGAGTCACGGCGATGCAGGCAGATTGGACACGCCCGGACACGCGCATTTCCCGCTACCTTGAGAGTTTCGGCAGATACGGCATCCCCTTCAATGCCGTCTACGGACCATCGGCACCGAACGGCATTGTGCTGTCCGAATTGCTAAAAACCGAGGACGTGATGAACGCCTTGGCGCAAGCCAGTGGTCGGGATGTTTCCGCAAAGGTTGCCGGACAGGAGTGA
- the ccmI gene encoding c-type cytochrome biogenesis protein CcmI, translated as MIWGIFVLLTLVAIGIVLYPLLLSKSNTLTRGDAVPAILADQMREIQRDMDRGLISEQEAQAARLEIKKRILATTRNSEEKAGSSRNGGRVTLVVAAVLAPVIAAGYYLTMGSPEVPSMAFAARAEERAQTDEVTALAIQLRERLVSDPTGGPSEGWMLLGQTYQRMGRAADAVEAFEVVAEREDATSATFSMLAEAVAVANDGVVIPRAKLAIDRALDLDPSNPAATYFESLYYFQQEETRKAYDLLVSRLNQEEAYVPWMETYAAQINRIAAAADLPVVNLPSGPTSQPGPSAADVAAASEMNDADRAEFIRSMVSRLAERLEDEPDDLDGWMRLANAYTVLQEPDRAVEAYRKAEALLEQQPASDPRRAAVRAALERLGG; from the coding sequence ATGATCTGGGGTATTTTCGTTCTTTTGACGCTGGTCGCAATCGGAATTGTCCTCTACCCGCTGCTGCTGTCCAAATCGAACACTCTCACCAGAGGGGATGCGGTACCGGCGATCCTCGCCGATCAGATGCGGGAAATCCAACGAGACATGGACCGCGGTTTGATTTCTGAACAGGAAGCTCAAGCGGCCAGACTCGAGATCAAGAAACGGATCCTCGCGACGACCCGCAATTCGGAAGAAAAAGCCGGATCATCCCGTAATGGTGGCAGAGTCACTCTCGTTGTCGCGGCGGTCCTCGCGCCGGTTATTGCCGCGGGCTACTATCTGACGATGGGATCGCCGGAGGTTCCTTCAATGGCCTTCGCTGCCCGTGCAGAGGAGCGGGCACAGACTGATGAAGTGACGGCGCTGGCAATACAACTTCGCGAAAGGCTTGTATCCGATCCGACCGGCGGCCCTAGCGAAGGGTGGATGCTGTTGGGCCAGACCTATCAGCGCATGGGCAGAGCAGCCGATGCCGTCGAAGCCTTCGAAGTCGTTGCCGAACGGGAGGATGCCACCTCCGCGACATTCTCCATGCTGGCAGAGGCTGTCGCGGTTGCCAATGACGGCGTTGTTATTCCACGGGCGAAATTGGCCATTGATCGCGCTTTGGACCTTGACCCATCCAATCCTGCGGCAACCTACTTCGAGTCTCTGTATTACTTTCAGCAAGAAGAGACGCGTAAGGCCTACGATCTGCTTGTTTCACGACTGAATCAGGAAGAGGCTTACGTTCCCTGGATGGAGACCTATGCAGCGCAGATCAACCGGATTGCAGCGGCAGCTGACCTTCCGGTCGTCAATCTACCCAGCGGGCCGACGTCGCAACCAGGCCCGAGTGCCGCAGATGTCGCGGCGGCGTCGGAGATGAATGACGCGGATCGCGCGGAGTTCATCCGATCGATGGTCTCGCGGCTGGCCGAGCGTCTTGAGGATGAACCGGACGATCTGGATGGTTGGATGCGGCTGGCAAATGCCTATACCGTCCTTCAGGAGCCCGATCGCGCCGTTGAGGCCTACCGCAAGGCTGAAGCGCTGTTGGAGCAGCAGCCCGCCAGTGATCCTCGGCGTGCGGCGGTCCGTGCCGCGCTTGAGCGGCTCGGCGGCTGA
- a CDS encoding DsbE family thiol:disulfide interchange protein, producing MKRLIAGLPFIAAVIFGGFFLWGLNPDRDPNEIPSVLISQPAPAFDLDPVPGLETPGLARSDLVGNERPVVVNVFASWCVPCRAEHAVLTRFVERDGMRLFGINYKDKPEDAVKWLNDLGNPYERIGSDLSGRTGIEWGLSGVPETFIVDSDGTVLFRYVGPVVGPDAVERFTQALKQAGALPNGAGS from the coding sequence ATGAAACGTCTCATTGCCGGGCTGCCGTTTATTGCGGCGGTCATATTCGGTGGGTTTTTTCTCTGGGGGCTCAATCCCGACCGGGATCCCAACGAGATCCCTTCCGTCCTGATCTCGCAACCGGCCCCGGCGTTCGACCTCGATCCCGTGCCGGGGTTGGAGACACCCGGCCTGGCCCGAAGCGATCTTGTCGGCAACGAACGACCGGTCGTGGTCAATGTCTTTGCGTCCTGGTGCGTGCCCTGCCGCGCGGAACATGCCGTGTTGACAAGATTTGTCGAACGAGACGGCATGCGGTTGTTCGGAATAAACTACAAAGACAAACCTGAGGATGCCGTGAAGTGGCTCAATGACCTCGGCAATCCCTACGAGCGGATCGGGTCCGACCTGTCGGGCCGGACCGGGATCGAATGGGGCCTGTCGGGCGTGCCGGAAACCTTCATCGTCGATAGCGATGGCACCGTTTTGTTTCGCTATGTCGGGCCGGTCGTGGGTCCGGACGCCGTCGAACGGTTCACGCAAGCCCTGAAGCAGGCAGGCGCACTGCCAAATGGAGCAGGTTCATGA
- a CDS encoding cytochrome c-type biogenesis protein, with protein MRQLIFAFCIGLLPFAANAVEPDEMLTDPVLEQRAREISKDLRCVVCQNQDIDSSNAGVARDLRLLVRERLVVGDSDAEVIEYIRARYGDYVLLKPPLEPATYALWFAPIAFVLIGVFVGGGLLMSRRKQEAFEDLGSEDENTVSEILRQNEAGDAS; from the coding sequence ATGAGACAGTTGATTTTCGCGTTTTGCATCGGGCTCCTTCCCTTTGCCGCCAATGCGGTGGAACCGGACGAAATGCTGACCGACCCGGTATTGGAACAGCGTGCGCGGGAGATTTCCAAGGATCTACGATGCGTCGTCTGTCAGAACCAGGACATCGACAGTTCGAACGCGGGTGTGGCGCGGGACTTGCGTCTGCTCGTACGCGAGCGCCTGGTCGTTGGAGACAGCGACGCGGAGGTGATCGAATACATACGGGCGCGGTACGGGGATTACGTGCTGCTGAAACCGCCTCTGGAGCCTGCGACCTACGCGCTTTGGTTCGCTCCGATCGCTTTCGTTCTGATCGGGGTTTTCGTTGGTGGCGGGCTACTGATGAGTCGGCGAAAGCAAGAGGCATTTGAAGACTTGGGCTCGGAGGATGAGAACACCGTGTCCGAAATTCTCAGGCAAAACGAAGCGGGGGATGCGTCATGA